In one Hemiscyllium ocellatum isolate sHemOce1 chromosome 29, sHemOce1.pat.X.cur, whole genome shotgun sequence genomic region, the following are encoded:
- the LOC132829579 gene encoding small integral membrane protein 35-like isoform X1: protein MDNPQEDQMTVTAASEILLHVKGQLTRMNNTEPGDSDSVNVRAVIIAVCLLILAGILLTMILVQYYRHGRCFQKPKLFFSQNVLRDLKSIQLEFDPPFTISGMMKTRGNLSSNQEFQYQNMRTRDEDLYPAVDEQH from the exons ATGG ATAATCCACAAGAGGACCAGATGACAGTCACTGCCGCCAGTGAAATCCTGCTCCATGTCAAGGGTCAACTTACACGTATGAACAACACCGAACCAGGAGACA GTGACAGTGTAAATGTTCGAGCGGTTATCATTGCTGTGTGCTTGCTGATCCTGGCTGGAATCTTGTTGACCATGATCTTAGTCCAGTACTACAGACATGGGCGCTGCTTTCAAA aacccaaactgttctTCAGCCAAAATGTTCTCAG AGACTTGAAATCTATCCAGTTGGAGTTTGATCCACCATTTACCATCAGTGGGATGATGAAGACTAGAGGAAATCTAAGCTCAAACCAGGAGTTCCAGTATCAGAACATGAGGACTCGAGATGAGGATTTGTACCCTGCTGTTGATGAGCAACATTAA
- the LOC132829579 gene encoding uncharacterized protein LOC132829579 isoform X2: MDNPQEDQMTVTAASEILLHVKGQLTRMNNTEPGDSDSVNVRAVIIAVCLLILAGILLTMILVQYYRHGRCFQKPKLFFSQNVLR; encoded by the exons ATGG ATAATCCACAAGAGGACCAGATGACAGTCACTGCCGCCAGTGAAATCCTGCTCCATGTCAAGGGTCAACTTACACGTATGAACAACACCGAACCAGGAGACA GTGACAGTGTAAATGTTCGAGCGGTTATCATTGCTGTGTGCTTGCTGATCCTGGCTGGAATCTTGTTGACCATGATCTTAGTCCAGTACTACAGACATGGGCGCTGCTTTCAAA aacccaaactgttctTCAGCCAAAATGTTCTCAG ATAA
- the LOC132829637 gene encoding interleukin-20 receptor subunit alpha-like, giving the protein MGMGATHFLLVMLNLYGTDAVLHPPRKLRFTSVNTENILHWDPAVNYSRAVRYDVQYRRYGWNETYIPVKHCTGIPHHHCDLTQETWDFNVQIVVWVRSFIGNITSEWERSDNFKPRDSTSFGLPSFNVEAKPDMIRVNISPPTLHWKGRNRSMEEVFTNNTLMYIVHIHVNNTDKSEERKSSRELNIMVQPGETYCIRVKAILIADNRVGNFTEEKCVTIPILDPASNMTNIIYGVTSAVFILFTLSFCLGMFCWHYLKKETTIPTVLKSLDKNKKSLSIMDYLSLIDDVVVQQVLADSNLLSSCKMQEQDDLWPVLKIKEASSVDSGIDIGGNSSDQVTVFCEPLNPYMQQTPETSSQRSVSPKDSQDDSQPKESCLINVPEVLNIPIAGMGSINPSGYQKQTAQTDAVSMQPESSVEGPTVQDICPSFISIPDIDMSKDFSKGFLSLDDVLLMDNGL; this is encoded by the exons GAACTGATGCTGTCTTACATCCTCCTAGAAAACTTCGTTTCACATCTGTGAATACTGAAAACATTTTGCATTGGGATCCAGCAGTGAATTATTCACGAGCTGTTCGCTATGATGTGCAGTACCGTAG GTATGGTTGGAATGAGACATATATCCCAGTGAAACACTGCACAGGAATCCCCCACCATCACTGTGATCTCACACAGGAGACCTGGGATTTTAACGTGCAGATTGTCGTCTGGGTTCGGAGCTTCATTGGCAACATAACTTCGGAATGGGAACGGTCAGACAACTTTAAACCCCGGGATTCCA CTTCTTTTGGTTTGCCATCCTTCAATGTTGAAGCCAAACCTGACATGATTCGAGTCAATATCTCCCCGCCCACCTTGCATTGGAAAGGAAGAAATCGGTCGATGGAGGAGGTGTTCACCAACAACACTTTGATGTACATTGTTCATATCCATGTGAACAACACTGACAAG TCTGAAGAACGTAAAAGCTCAAGAGAATTGAACATAATGGTGCAACCAGGAGAAACCTACTGCATCAGAGTGAAGGCGATACTGATTGCGGATAACAGAGTTGGGAACTTCACAGAGGAGAAATGTGTAACAATCCCAATCCTAGATCCAG CATCGAATATGACCAATATCATCTATGGTGTCACCAGCGCTGTCTTCATACTGTTTACACTCTCTTTTTGCCTGGGGATGTTTTGCTGGCATTATTTAAAGAAGGAAACTACAATCCCAACTGTTTTG AAATCTCTCGACAAGAACAAGAAGTCTTTGAGCATTATGGACTACCTGAGTCTGATAGACGATGTGGTCGTGCAGCAGGTGCTAGCTGACAGCAATCTCCTCAGCTCCTGTAAGATGCAGGAACAGGATGATCTATGGCCAGTGCTGAAAATCAAGGAGGCGTCTTCTGTTGACAGTGGGATTGATATTGGTGGTAACTCATCAGATCAGGTGACTGTATTCTGCGAGCCATTGAATCCCTATATGCAGCAGACCCCCGAGACAAGTAGCCAGCGGAGTGTCAGTCCAAAGGACAGTCAGGATGACTCTCAGCCCAAGGAATCGTGTTTAATAAATGTCCCTGAGGTATTGAACATACCTATTGCTGGGATGGGAAGCATCAATCCATCAGGTTATCAAAAGCAAACAGCTCAGACTGACGCAGTCTCCATGCAGCCTGAAAGCAGTGTTGAAGGTCCGACTGTCCAGGACATCTGTCCCTCCTTCATTTCTATACCTGACATTGACATGTCCAAAGACTTTTCAAAAGGCTTTCTCAGCTTAGATGATGTATTGTTAATGGACAATGGTTTATAA